The proteins below are encoded in one region of Flavobacterium sp. IMCC34852:
- a CDS encoding fibronectin type III domain-containing protein, producing MFILLISNTIQAQGTSCSNATALTINGSCVSGVTIGDTTQDSPNIGTCPGTFAREGWFTFTVSSGPQNITITADANNRNLFLQLISSTSSCTGLSQINCANATNSNGAQIESINQTLGNGIYYIKVVNVGSSNMVLNSICVTATSPCTAPAAQASGFTLGTVTSTTVPATFSGTANGFLVIRSLTNTPPSQPIDGTIYSAANIATLGSGLTFIQSGASTTITDTGLTGNTQYYYFIYAYNNTSCTGGPVYNASGALTGNAVTCPAIPNSVATAGITSSGFTLNWAAPTGGSANAITYSVQVTTDAGYTTNISGSPFSISAPTVTLSLTGLNASTIYYYRILASNGCNSAYVTGNVTTSAGNPCSNATTLNCGTTNLAGTTVGSTNYTHNTGCTMSNYGKWYTFIGDGNMNTISVTTTNFDAEMSISSGTCGALTNITCEDSAINGTETYSFTATVGVTYYVYVSYWLSGDTTTGTFTISRTCTTPFDPCASIPNISTCGSTTNTTIAAGIGAYGTSSCGWTTSGQEQIYTFTPTITGNYSISQTSSFAYIDYQFKPASSGCNSSGWTCIDDISGTANSPYFSLTAGIQYYLLLDPESSAGGNVSFVLNCPLTPPTNDNCSGAISLTVNPSTTCTTNTSGTTLGASQSQAGCIGTADDDVWYSFVAITNSHTVTATPTGLSDTVIQAFSGNCGSLVSLGCVDDTISSNESTVLTGLTIGNTYFVRVYSYSSSSGQGTFNICVTSNIPCTGGSGAGGASDNCPVIVAGGIGMSGADPNPINACISSTCVDLEATYLQLNQTTNYTVQPITYNPPYQFSCLQNSVSINVDDVWSPTVSLPFNFCFYGTNYSQCLIGSNGTITFDLTNNTPGGYSGWSFANNLPNNTLFLNTIFGVYHDIDPSKGGEVGWELITLTSGCRALVASWNDIPMFSSSCNAQLYTGMIVLYENTNIIEVYIEEKNVCATWNSGNAIVGIQNATGTQAVVAPNRNGLDTNWTTTNEAWRFTPSGTSIASVKWYQGSGTSGTVVGTSNTLNICPTTTTTYTAEVTYTLCGGSTLKITDETTVTVGASKVWNGSVDNDWNKPNNWTPNTAIPNSADCVIIPITANNPVISGTNYSALAGTLSIQNGATLTINSNNSLTVTDWVNVAATGTFTINNSASLVQINNVTNTGNIIYKRDATIRSLDYVYWSSPVANYSLSSIAAPLSFWAMYKWNTTVANTNGGQGNWESAAGDTMIAGKGYIASGPSTFSSTVAATLNGSFTGVPNNGNITIPIARGSDTNTALHYGTNGAEITNYSDNWNLLGNPYPSAIRASQFLFDNNTKIMGNVKLWTHGTLPAIIASPFYNTFIYNYSPGDYLTYNFTGTSCCPAAGADLFIGSGQGFFVQMVDGPAATDNITFTNSLRSNTYSNSTFYRLSNSNVSNSINVENLERNRIWLDIIDSNNNSDRTLFGYIEGATMGNDSFFDCITQNTGGTAIYSLLDNAKFSIQGRALPFDVNDEVPIGVNIPSSGNYSIALAAIDGLLNNQNIYLKDNLLNITHDLKVSPYQFTSTNGMIHDRFEVVYRNNALDNSEFSSNNQVNVIVKDEVTVSSNSLQMESIIVYNVLGQKLDSYFNINTNFFTLSNLRKNNAGLLLKIKLQTGETVIRKVIY from the coding sequence TTGTTTATTTTATTAATTTCTAATACTATACAAGCTCAAGGAACCAGTTGTTCAAATGCAACTGCTTTAACAATTAATGGAAGTTGCGTGTCAGGAGTTACTATTGGTGACACAACACAAGACTCACCTAATATAGGGACTTGTCCCGGCACTTTCGCAAGAGAAGGATGGTTTACTTTTACTGTTTCAAGTGGACCTCAAAACATAACCATAACTGCCGATGCAAACAATAGAAATCTTTTTTTACAATTAATTTCTTCGACCTCATCTTGTACCGGTTTATCTCAAATTAATTGTGCAAACGCAACCAATTCGAACGGCGCACAAATTGAAAGTATAAATCAAACTTTAGGCAATGGAATTTATTACATAAAAGTAGTAAATGTTGGTTCGAGCAATATGGTTTTAAATAGCATATGTGTAACGGCAACATCACCTTGTACAGCTCCGGCAGCTCAAGCTTCGGGATTTACTTTGGGCACAGTCACTTCAACTACGGTTCCGGCAACCTTTTCGGGTACTGCGAATGGTTTTTTAGTCATACGTTCTTTGACAAATACACCACCATCCCAACCTATTGACGGTACAATTTATTCGGCTGCTAACATTGCTACATTAGGCTCTGGTTTGACATTTATCCAATCTGGTGCATCAACAACAATTACCGACACCGGACTTACAGGAAATACACAGTATTATTATTTTATTTATGCCTATAACAATACATCCTGTACAGGTGGACCGGTTTACAACGCTTCAGGGGCTTTGACCGGTAATGCTGTTACTTGTCCGGCCATACCAAACTCCGTAGCCACCGCCGGTATAACTTCGAGTGGATTTACTTTGAATTGGGCAGCTCCAACTGGCGGTTCGGCAAATGCCATTACTTATTCGGTACAAGTCACCACTGATGCAGGTTACACCACTAATATTTCCGGCTCTCCTTTTTCAATATCGGCACCAACAGTTACTTTAAGCTTAACCGGATTGAACGCCTCAACAATTTATTATTATAGAATTCTTGCCAGTAATGGATGTAATAGTGCTTATGTAACCGGGAATGTTACCACTAGCGCAGGCAATCCATGCTCCAATGCAACAACACTAAACTGTGGAACAACCAACCTTGCTGGAACTACTGTTGGAAGTACAAATTACACCCATAATACCGGTTGTACCATGAGTAATTATGGCAAATGGTATACTTTTATTGGAGATGGAAATATGAACACTATTTCAGTAACCACCACTAACTTTGATGCCGAGATGTCAATATCAAGTGGAACTTGTGGGGCTTTAACAAATATTACTTGTGAAGATAGTGCCATCAACGGTACGGAAACATACAGCTTTACAGCTACAGTTGGAGTTACTTATTATGTTTACGTTTCCTATTGGTTATCTGGAGATACAACTACAGGAACGTTTACGATTTCCAGAACTTGTACAACGCCTTTTGACCCTTGTGCTTCTATTCCGAATATTAGTACTTGTGGATCAACTACAAATACAACTATTGCAGCTGGAATTGGAGCCTATGGTACTTCATCATGTGGCTGGACAACTTCGGGACAAGAACAAATATATACATTCACCCCAACAATAACCGGTAATTATTCTATTTCTCAAACCAGTTCATTTGCTTATATAGATTACCAATTCAAACCGGCGTCTTCAGGCTGTAACAGTTCGGGCTGGACTTGTATTGATGACATTTCAGGCACTGCAAACAGCCCTTATTTCAGTTTAACTGCCGGAATACAATACTATCTTTTGTTGGACCCCGAAAGTTCAGCAGGCGGAAATGTTAGCTTTGTTCTGAACTGTCCGCTAACACCTCCAACCAATGATAATTGCAGCGGAGCAATTTCTTTAACGGTTAACCCTTCAACCACTTGTACGACTAACACCTCAGGGACTACTTTGGGTGCTTCACAATCTCAAGCCGGTTGTATCGGCACTGCTGATGATGATGTTTGGTACAGTTTTGTAGCGATAACAAATTCTCATACCGTAACTGCAACACCCACTGGCTTATCTGACACGGTAATACAAGCCTTTAGCGGAAATTGTGGTTCATTAGTAAGTTTGGGTTGCGTTGACGACACAATCTCTTCAAATGAATCAACCGTTCTAACCGGATTGACTATTGGAAACACCTACTTTGTTAGAGTGTATAGCTACAGCAGTAGTTCAGGTCAAGGTACTTTTAATATTTGTGTAACCTCAAATATTCCCTGTACCGGTGGTTCAGGAGCCGGAGGAGCAAGTGATAACTGTCCGGTTATAGTTGCAGGTGGTATAGGAATGAGCGGCGCCGACCCTAATCCGATTAACGCCTGTATTTCTTCCACTTGCGTTGATTTAGAAGCTACTTATTTGCAATTAAATCAAACCACCAATTATACTGTTCAGCCTATTACTTACAATCCACCATACCAATTTAGTTGTTTGCAAAACTCTGTTAGTATCAATGTGGATGATGTTTGGTCTCCAACTGTTTCACTGCCTTTTAATTTCTGTTTTTATGGCACCAATTACAGCCAATGTTTAATAGGTTCAAACGGAACAATCACTTTTGACCTCACGAATAATACACCCGGTGGTTATAGTGGATGGTCATTTGCCAACAATCTTCCGAACAACACCTTGTTTTTGAATACTATTTTTGGAGTATACCATGATATTGATCCAAGTAAAGGTGGTGAAGTGGGCTGGGAATTAATCACCTTAACTTCAGGTTGTAGAGCATTAGTAGCTTCATGGAATGATATCCCGATGTTCTCTTCCAGTTGTAATGCCCAATTGTATACCGGAATGATTGTATTGTATGAAAACACTAATATCATTGAAGTCTACATTGAAGAAAAAAATGTTTGCGCCACTTGGAACAGCGGAAATGCCATAGTAGGTATTCAAAACGCAACAGGAACGCAAGCTGTGGTGGCACCAAACAGAAACGGACTAGACACGAACTGGACAACTACCAATGAGGCGTGGAGATTTACGCCATCCGGAACATCAATTGCCTCCGTAAAATGGTACCAAGGTTCAGGAACGAGCGGAACGGTTGTGGGTACAAGCAATACTTTAAACATTTGTCCAACCACAACCACCACCTACACAGCAGAAGTAACTTATACGCTTTGTGGCGGATCTACTTTAAAAATAACCGATGAAACTACGGTAACCGTTGGCGCCAGTAAAGTATGGAACGGCTCAGTAGACAACGATTGGAACAAACCAAACAATTGGACTCCCAACACTGCCATCCCCAATAGCGCTGACTGTGTAATTATCCCTATTACAGCAAATAATCCTGTCATTTCAGGAACTAATTATAGTGCTTTAGCCGGTACGTTATCTATTCAAAATGGCGCTACTTTAACTATAAATTCAAACAACAGCCTTACCGTTACCGATTGGGTAAATGTAGCCGCAACAGGAACATTTACAATCAATAATAGTGCAAGTTTGGTCCAAATCAATAATGTTACCAATACCGGAAATATCATCTACAAGCGAGATGCTACCATCAGAAGTTTGGATTATGTCTATTGGTCATCACCTGTAGCCAATTATAGTTTAAGTAGCATTGCTGCTCCGCTATCCTTTTGGGCCATGTACAAATGGAACACCACTGTGGCCAACACCAATGGAGGACAAGGCAATTGGGAAAGCGCTGCAGGTGACACTATGATTGCCGGAAAAGGATATATAGCCAGTGGTCCAAGCACTTTCAGCTCCACAGTAGCGGCAACTTTAAACGGCAGTTTTACAGGCGTACCTAATAACGGAAATATTACTATCCCAATAGCCCGCGGAAGTGACACCAATACAGCGCTTCACTATGGAACCAATGGTGCAGAAATCACCAATTACAGCGACAACTGGAATTTGTTAGGCAACCCATATCCTTCAGCCATTAGAGCCAGCCAATTTTTATTTGACAACAACACCAAAATTATGGGGAATGTCAAATTGTGGACACACGGCACTTTACCGGCCATCATAGCCAGTCCGTTTTACAATACTTTTATTTATAACTACAGCCCCGGAGATTATTTGACTTATAACTTTACAGGTACCAGTTGTTGTCCGGCAGCAGGAGCTGATTTGTTTATTGGCTCAGGTCAAGGCTTTTTTGTGCAAATGGTTGACGGTCCGGCCGCAACAGACAACATAACTTTCACCAATAGCTTAAGAAGCAATACCTACAGTAACAGTACTTTCTACCGATTGTCAAACTCTAATGTTTCTAATAGTATTAATGTTGAAAATTTGGAAAGAAACAGAATTTGGCTCGACATCATTGACAGCAATAACAATTCCGACAGAACTTTGTTCGGATACATTGAAGGTGCGACTATGGGTAACGACAGTTTCTTTGATTGCATCACGCAAAACACAGGCGGAACCGCCATTTATTCCTTATTGGACAATGCCAAATTTTCCATTCAAGGAAGAGCTTTACCTTTTGATGTTAATGACGAAGTGCCAATCGGCGTTAATATCCCAAGCTCTGGAAATTACTCTATTGCCCTAGCCGCTATTGACGGTCTTCTAAACAATCAAAACATTTACCTAAAAGATAATTTATTAAATATTACCCACGATTTGAAAGTAAGTCCATACCAATTCACCTCAACCAACGGCATGATACACGACCGCTTTGAAGTAGTTTACCGTAACAATGCTTTAGACAATTCTGAGTTTTCAAGTAACAACCAAGTAAACGTTATTGTAAAGGATGAAGTTACAGTGAGCTCCAATAGTCTTCAAATGGAATCCATAATCGTCTACAATGTTTTAGGCCAAAAACTAGATAGTTATTTTAACATCAACACTAATTTCTTTACGCTTTCTAATCTTAGAAAAAATAACGCCGGTCTTTTATTGAAAATAAAATTACAAACCGGAGAAACCGTAATCCGAAAAGTGATTTATTAA
- a CDS encoding DUF5522 domain-containing protein codes for MNEQNNENKLIEGEDYYLTPEGYRCFTEKYHLKRGYCCRSGCRHCPYGFDKKTGTIKPKK; via the coding sequence ATGAACGAGCAAAATAATGAAAATAAATTAATCGAAGGCGAAGATTATTACTTAACGCCCGAAGGTTACCGATGTTTCACCGAAAAATACCACTTAAAACGCGGCTATTGCTGCCGAAGCGGTTGCCGTCACTGTCCGTACGGATTCGATAAAAAAACAGGCACTATTAAACCAAAAAAATAA
- a CDS encoding urocanate hydratase, whose protein sequence is MTFQQQILQGIPTVLPQPKPYEPEINHAPKRKEILSEDEKKLALKNALRYFEPQHHATLIPEFKAELETYGRIYMYRLRPDYKMYARPISDYPGKCEQAKAIMLMIQNNLDYAVAQHPHELITYGGNGAVFQNWAQYLLTMKYLAEMTEEQTLVMYSGHPMGLFPSHPEAPRVVVTNGMVIPNYSKPDDWEKMNALGVSQYGQMTAGSYMYIGPQGIVHGTTITVLNGFRKIKKSPKGGLFVTSGLGGMSGAQPKAGNIAGCVTVCAEVNPKITHIRHTQGWINEVIDNIDALVPRVKTALENQEVVSIAYLGNVVDVWERFDQENLHIDLGSDQTSLHNPWAGGYYPIGHTFEESNELMANNPEKFKEEVQKTLRRHAAAINKHTAKGTYFFDYGNAFLLEASRAGADIMAENHIDFKYPSYVQDIMGPMCFDYGFGPFRWVCASGNPEDLAKTDQIACEVLEEMMQNSPEEIQQQMADNIQWIKGAQENKLVVGSQARILYADAEGRIKIAEAFNQAIARGEIGYVILGRDHHDVSGTDSPYRETSNIYDGSRFTADMAIHNVIGDSFRGATWVSIHNGGGVGWGEVINGGFGMVLDGSKAASRRLESMLFWDVNNGISRRSWARNEGAIFAIKRAMATQPLLKVTIPNIVDDGLLEF, encoded by the coding sequence ATGACTTTCCAACAACAAATACTTCAAGGAATCCCAACGGTTTTACCACAACCCAAACCCTACGAACCCGAAATCAATCACGCGCCCAAACGCAAAGAAATATTATCCGAAGACGAGAAAAAATTAGCGCTCAAAAATGCTCTACGCTATTTCGAACCGCAACACCACGCTACTCTAATTCCCGAATTCAAAGCCGAACTGGAAACCTACGGTCGCATCTACATGTATCGCCTTCGCCCGGATTATAAAATGTACGCTCGTCCAATTTCGGACTATCCCGGAAAATGTGAACAGGCTAAAGCCATCATGCTCATGATTCAAAACAATTTGGATTACGCCGTGGCCCAACATCCGCATGAATTAATTACCTACGGAGGAAACGGAGCTGTATTCCAAAACTGGGCGCAGTATCTTTTGACCATGAAATATTTGGCCGAAATGACCGAAGAACAAACTTTAGTCATGTATTCCGGACACCCAATGGGCTTATTTCCATCGCATCCCGAAGCGCCAAGAGTGGTCGTAACTAACGGTATGGTTATCCCCAACTACTCCAAACCGGACGATTGGGAAAAAATGAACGCACTCGGCGTTTCTCAATACGGGCAAATGACCGCCGGAAGTTATATGTACATCGGTCCGCAAGGTATTGTTCATGGAACAACCATTACAGTACTAAACGGATTCAGAAAAATAAAAAAATCTCCTAAAGGCGGTTTATTCGTAACCTCTGGTTTAGGCGGAATGTCAGGAGCACAACCTAAAGCCGGAAACATTGCAGGTTGCGTAACCGTTTGTGCCGAAGTCAATCCAAAAATTACCCACATACGCCATACTCAAGGTTGGATTAATGAAGTTATAGATAACATCGATGCGTTAGTCCCAAGAGTCAAAACCGCTTTAGAAAACCAAGAAGTTGTTTCTATAGCTTATTTAGGAAATGTAGTTGACGTTTGGGAACGATTCGACCAAGAAAATTTGCATATCGATTTGGGTTCCGACCAAACTTCGCTACACAATCCTTGGGCTGGTGGTTACTATCCGATAGGTCATACTTTCGAAGAATCTAATGAGCTAATGGCAAATAATCCGGAGAAATTCAAAGAGGAAGTGCAGAAAACCTTGCGTCGTCATGCGGCAGCCATTAACAAACACACCGCCAAAGGCACTTACTTCTTTGATTACGGAAATGCATTCTTACTCGAAGCTTCTCGCGCCGGCGCTGATATTATGGCCGAAAACCACATCGATTTTAAATATCCAAGTTATGTGCAGGACATTATGGGACCAATGTGTTTTGACTACGGATTTGGGCCATTCCGTTGGGTTTGCGCTTCCGGAAATCCAGAAGATTTAGCCAAAACCGACCAAATTGCCTGTGAGGTTTTGGAAGAAATGATGCAAAATTCACCCGAAGAAATCCAACAACAAATGGCCGACAACATCCAATGGATTAAAGGTGCACAAGAAAATAAATTAGTGGTTGGTTCACAAGCCAGAATCCTTTACGCCGATGCAGAAGGTCGAATCAAAATCGCGGAAGCTTTCAACCAAGCGATTGCCCGTGGCGAAATTGGCTATGTTATTTTAGGTCGCGATCACCACGACGTTTCCGGAACGGATTCGCCTTATCGTGAAACTTCAAATATCTACGACGGTTCCCGTTTTACTGCCGATATGGCCATTCACAACGTTATTGGTGACAGTTTCCGCGGCGCGACTTGGGTATCCATTCACAATGGCGGTGGTGTTGGTTGGGGCGAAGTAATTAACGGCGGTTTTGGTATGGTTCTTGATGGTTCAAAAGCAGCGTCAAGACGCTTAGAATCAATGCTTTTCTGGGATGTAAACAACGGTATTTCAAGAAGAAGTTGGGCCCGAAATGAAGGTGCCATTTTCGCTATAAAAAGAGCCATGGCCACGCAACCTTTATTAAAAGTTACCATCCCTAATATAGTTGATGATGGATTGTTAGAATTTTAG
- a CDS encoding DUF4136 domain-containing protein, producing MKTTKILPLFLLFVVAACSSVRVNSDYDKQVDFAAYKTYAFHKTGIDKAEISDLDKKRILRSIDETMTAKGFTKSDNSDLLISFFTKEREEVNVNQFNAGWGYGWGWGWNPYLWGGNTSVSRHTEGTLYIDIIDAKKKELIWQGEGEGVLTKDTHKKDEVIKEFVTKILEQYPPQKK from the coding sequence ATGAAAACAACTAAAATTTTACCTTTATTTTTACTTTTTGTAGTAGCCGCATGCAGTTCGGTTAGAGTGAACTCTGATTACGACAAGCAAGTAGATTTTGCAGCCTATAAAACCTATGCTTTCCACAAAACCGGTATTGACAAAGCCGAAATTTCCGATTTAGACAAAAAGCGAATTTTGCGTTCTATTGACGAAACTATGACTGCTAAAGGCTTTACCAAAAGTGATAATTCCGATTTATTGATTTCTTTTTTTACTAAAGAAAGAGAAGAAGTCAATGTGAACCAATTCAACGCCGGTTGGGGTTATGGCTGGGGCTGGGGTTGGAATCCTTATTTGTGGGGCGGCAATACTTCTGTTTCCCGTCATACCGAAGGCACTTTGTACATCGATATTATTGATGCCAAGAAAAAAGAACTGATTTGGCAAGGCGAAGGCGAAGGCGTTTTAACCAAAGACACCCATAAAAAAGACGAAGTTATTAAAGAATTTGTGACCAAAATATTAGAGCAATATCCACCGCAGAAGAAGTAG
- a CDS encoding aromatic amino acid hydroxylase: MEAHFESNPLIDRLPKHLKQFIKPQDYDDYTPINQAVWRYVMRKNVDYLSKVAHESYLEGLKKTGLEVDNIPNMYGMNRILKEIGWAAVAVDGFIPPNAFMEFQAYNVLVIASDIRQLEHIEYTPAPDIIHEGAGHAPIIANPEYAEYLRRFGEIGCKAISSSRDYEMYEAIRLLSILKEAEGTPEEEIKKAEDQVEFLQNNMGELSEMSRIRNLHWWTVEYGLIGTIENPKIYGAGLLSSIGESAWCMTDNVKKIPYDISAADQSFDITKPQPQLYVTPDFAHLSLVLEEFANTMALRTGGLSGIQKLINSKALGTIELSTGIQISGLFTNVIEHEGKPVYVQTTGKTALSYREKELVGHGTQYHAEGFGSPIGKLKGINLAIEDMSPRDLRAYDIYEAEKVTLEFEGNVTVTGEIITGSRNLQGEIIIISFKNCTVTHNDTILFQPEWGTYDMAVGKKVISAFSGPADVNSFDMINHVPSSHTIKAKKSAEREELEGLYLNIRNIREGKPAVISIENTFDLVQSKHPKDWLLSLEIAELCDKTGNTELLHNVLIHLEKLKQNRPEIAHLISGGLGLFLEKVSLPH, encoded by the coding sequence ATGGAAGCCCATTTTGAAAGCAACCCTTTGATTGACAGATTACCCAAGCACTTAAAGCAGTTTATCAAACCGCAGGATTACGACGATTACACTCCGATTAATCAGGCTGTTTGGCGTTATGTGATGCGTAAAAATGTGGATTATCTTTCAAAAGTTGCCCACGAATCCTACCTCGAAGGCTTGAAAAAAACCGGATTGGAAGTGGATAATATTCCGAACATGTATGGCATGAACCGTATTTTGAAAGAAATCGGTTGGGCTGCCGTAGCTGTAGACGGATTTATACCGCCCAATGCTTTTATGGAATTCCAGGCTTACAATGTTTTAGTAATTGCTTCCGACATTCGTCAGTTAGAACACATTGAATACACTCCGGCTCCGGACATCATTCACGAAGGTGCCGGCCACGCTCCTATCATTGCCAATCCGGAATATGCGGAATATTTGCGCCGTTTTGGAGAAATTGGTTGCAAAGCCATTTCGTCTTCGCGCGATTATGAAATGTATGAAGCGATTCGTTTGCTATCTATCCTAAAAGAAGCGGAAGGCACACCTGAAGAAGAAATCAAGAAAGCCGAAGACCAAGTCGAATTTCTGCAAAACAATATGGGAGAACTCTCTGAAATGTCCCGCATCAGAAACTTGCATTGGTGGACAGTGGAATATGGCTTAATCGGAACTATTGAAAACCCAAAAATATATGGTGCAGGATTGCTTTCTTCCATTGGAGAAAGTGCTTGGTGCATGACGGATAACGTAAAGAAAATCCCTTATGACATTTCAGCGGCAGATCAAAGTTTTGACATCACCAAACCGCAACCACAGTTGTATGTAACTCCAGATTTTGCTCATTTGAGTTTGGTTTTAGAAGAGTTTGCCAACACCATGGCTTTGCGCACCGGTGGCTTATCGGGGATTCAAAAGTTGATTAATTCTAAAGCTTTAGGAACTATAGAGCTAAGTACAGGAATTCAGATTTCTGGTTTGTTTACCAACGTAATTGAACACGAAGGCAAACCGGTTTATGTTCAAACTACCGGCAAAACCGCTTTGTCTTACCGCGAAAAAGAATTGGTAGGTCACGGAACACAATACCACGCCGAAGGATTTGGTTCTCCGATTGGAAAACTCAAAGGCATCAACTTAGCGATTGAAGATATGAGTCCGAGAGATTTGAGAGCGTATGATATTTATGAGGCTGAAAAAGTGACTTTAGAGTTTGAAGGAAATGTTACCGTTACCGGAGAAATCATTACCGGTTCGAGAAATTTGCAAGGCGAAATTATCATCATCAGTTTTAAAAACTGTACGGTAACCCACAACGACACCATATTATTCCAACCGGAATGGGGAACTTATGATATGGCTGTGGGTAAAAAAGTGATTTCCGCTTTTTCAGGTCCGGCCGACGTAAATAGTTTTGACATGATTAACCACGTACCGTCAAGTCACACGATTAAAGCCAAAAAATCGGCAGAACGAGAAGAATTAGAAGGCTTGTACCTCAACATCCGGAACATCCGCGAAGGCAAACCTGCAGTGATTTCTATTGAAAATACTTTTGATTTAGTCCAAAGCAAACATCCGAAAGATTGGTTGCTTTCTTTAGAAATAGCAGAACTTTGTGATAAAACCGGGAACACCGAACTCTTGCATAACGTTTTAATTCATTTGGAAAAACTCAAACAAAACCGTCCAGAAATTGCGCATTTGATTTCGGGTGGATTGGGCTTGTTTTTGGAAAAAGTAAGTTTACCGCACTAA
- a CDS encoding rhodanese-like domain-containing protein → MGLLDMLGLGSKSESIKDFINKGAVIIDVRTVGEFRDGHIKGSKNIPLDTINGKVNEIKKLDKPVIVCCRSGMRSAQAASVLKSAGIEVINGGGWQSLEGKL, encoded by the coding sequence ATGGGATTATTAGACATGTTAGGTTTAGGCAGTAAATCTGAAAGCATAAAAGATTTTATAAACAAAGGCGCTGTTATTATTGATGTAAGAACCGTTGGTGAATTCAGAGATGGACACATCAAAGGCTCTAAAAATATTCCGTTAGATACCATTAACGGCAAAGTAAACGAAATCAAAAAACTAGACAAACCGGTAATCGTTTGTTGTCGCTCCGGTATGAGAAGTGCTCAAGCGGCTTCTGTTTTAAAATCAGCAGGCATCGAAGTAATTAATGGTGGTGGTTGGCAAAGTTTGGAAGGTAAGTTATAA
- a CDS encoding response regulator transcription factor, which produces MSTKIAIVDDNVFLQKAVAEKLSFFDDMVLKFTAIDGNDLQKKLEANKCIDLILMDIEMPVCNGIEATKIIKSKYPQIKIIMLTVFDNDENIFNAIKAGADGYLLKEVNPKELHQGIIETLNGGAAMNPSIALKTLKLLRNPVNFEEKCDEEIKLTTREVEVLEQLSKGLNYNVIADNLFLSPSTVRKHIENIYTKLQVHNKLEAIQKAKNNNLI; this is translated from the coding sequence ATGTCCACCAAAATAGCCATAGTAGACGATAATGTTTTTTTGCAAAAAGCCGTAGCCGAAAAGTTGTCTTTTTTTGACGATATGGTTTTAAAATTCACTGCCATTGACGGCAATGATTTACAGAAAAAATTAGAAGCCAATAAGTGTATCGATTTAATCTTGATGGATATCGAAATGCCCGTTTGTAACGGAATTGAGGCGACTAAAATCATTAAATCGAAATACCCGCAAATCAAAATCATCATGCTGACCGTTTTTGATAATGATGAAAATATTTTCAATGCCATCAAAGCCGGTGCCGATGGTTATTTGCTTAAAGAAGTCAACCCCAAAGAACTCCACCAGGGCATCATAGAAACTTTAAATGGCGGCGCTGCAATGAATCCTTCCATCGCTTTGAAAACTTTGAAATTGCTCAGAAATCCGGTGAATTTTGAAGAAAAATGCGATGAGGAAATCAAGCTGACCACAAGAGAAGTTGAAGTGCTTGAACAACTCAGCAAAGGTTTAAATTACAACGTCATAGCCGACAATTTATTTTTGTCACCTTCTACAGTCAGAAAACACATTGAGAATATTTATACCAAATTGCAGGTGCACAATAAACTCGAGGCCATTCAAAAAGCCAAGAATAACAATTTGATTTAA